A DNA window from Hevea brasiliensis isolate MT/VB/25A 57/8 chromosome 2, ASM3005281v1, whole genome shotgun sequence contains the following coding sequences:
- the LOC110665835 gene encoding polyadenylate-binding protein-interacting protein 10 isoform X4 has translation MAVAENAGVKNGTSGQNFDGTVVSSDSKGANDLERSKPRNESVVNTKESNFQTHDYDQSVNGQCEHQESATAAAPLSNGKTGGTQMQTRFDISQQQMVAKAVGYETNQIQRAKSNGLNDMSDLVEILSKLNPMAEEFVPPSLVTNHGYLGNGFGYTNKFAVQATPGNANGHTTKRKKNNYNQGRRRMNSRTCMAQREDVIRRTVYVSDIDQQVTEEQLAGLFVHCGQVVDCRICGDPNSVLRFAFIEFTDEEGAKAALNLSGTVLGYYPLRVLPSRTAIAPVNPTFLPRSEDEREMCARTVYCTNIDKKVTQADVRLFFESFCGGVQRLRLLGDYHHSTRIAFVEFKVVINLG, from the exons atggcgGTTGCTGAGAATGCTGGGGTAAAAAACGGCACTTCCGGTCAAAATTTTGACGGCACTGTAGTATCATCGGACTCAAAAGGAGCAAACGATCTCGAAagatcaaaacccagaaatgaatcGGTGGTCAACACTAAGGAATCAAACTTTCAGACCCATGATTATGATCAGAGTGTTAACGGTCAGTGTGAGCACCAAGAGAGTGCAACTGCAGCTGCCCCTTTAAGCAATGGCAAGACTGGTGGGACCCAGATGCAGACCCGGTTCGACATCAGTCAGCAGCAGATGGTGGCAAAGGCTGTTGGGTATGAGACAAATCAGATTCAAAGGGCTAAATCCAATGGGTTGAACGATATGAGCGATTTGGTTGAGATTTTGTCCAAATTGAATCCCATGGCTGAAGAGTTTGTCCCTCCTTCGCTTGTTACCAATCATGGCTATCTGGGAAATGGGTTTGGGTACACTAACAAATTTGCAGTGCAAGCTACTCCTGGGAATGCCAATGGACATACTACTAAAAGG AAGAAGAACAACTATAATCAAGGAAGGCGAAGGATGAACAGTAGGACTTGTATGGCTCAGCGTGAGGATGTAATTAGGAGGACTGTTTATGTTTCTGACATTGATCAACAG GTTACTGAAGAACAGCTTGCGGGTCTCTTTGTTCATTGTGGGCAG GTGGTTGATTGTCGAATATGTGGTGATCCTAATTCTGTTCTTCGATTTGCCTTCATTGAATTCACGGATGAAG AAGGGGCTAAGGCTGCTTTAAATTTGTCTGGGACAGTGCTTGGATATTACCCGCTTAGGGTACTGCCTTCCAGAACTGCAATTGCTCCTGTTAACCCCACATTTTTGCCAAGG TCTGAAGATGAGCGCGAGATGTGCGCAAGAACTGTTTACTGTACAAATATTGACAAGAAG GTTACTCAGGCAGATGTCAGACTCTTCTTTGAATCTTTTTGTGGAGGG GTTCAACGCTTGAGGCTTCTTGGGGACTATCATCATTCAACACGTATTGCTTTTGTTGAGTTCAAAGTG gtcatcaatctagggtga
- the LOC110665835 gene encoding polyadenylate-binding protein-interacting protein 11 isoform X3, giving the protein MAVAENAGVKNGTSGQNFDGTVVSSDSKGANDLERSKPRNESVVNTKESNFQTHDYDQSVNGQCEHQESATAAAPLSNGKTGGTQMQTRFDISQQQMVAKAVGYETNQIQRAKSNGLNDMSDLVEILSKLNPMAEEFVPPSLVTNHGYLGNGFGYTNKFAVQATPGNANGHTTKRKKNNYNQGRRRMNSRTCMAQREDVIRRTVYVSDIDQQVTEEQLAGLFVHCGQVVDCRICGDPNSVLRFAFIEFTDEEGAKAALNLSGTVLGYYPLRVLPSRTAIAPVNPTFLPRSEDEREMCARTVYCTNIDKKVTQADVRLFFESFCGGVQRLRLLGDYHHSTRIAFVEFKVAESAISALNCSGVVLGSLPIRVSPSKTPVRPRIPCSPLH; this is encoded by the exons atggcgGTTGCTGAGAATGCTGGGGTAAAAAACGGCACTTCCGGTCAAAATTTTGACGGCACTGTAGTATCATCGGACTCAAAAGGAGCAAACGATCTCGAAagatcaaaacccagaaatgaatcGGTGGTCAACACTAAGGAATCAAACTTTCAGACCCATGATTATGATCAGAGTGTTAACGGTCAGTGTGAGCACCAAGAGAGTGCAACTGCAGCTGCCCCTTTAAGCAATGGCAAGACTGGTGGGACCCAGATGCAGACCCGGTTCGACATCAGTCAGCAGCAGATGGTGGCAAAGGCTGTTGGGTATGAGACAAATCAGATTCAAAGGGCTAAATCCAATGGGTTGAACGATATGAGCGATTTGGTTGAGATTTTGTCCAAATTGAATCCCATGGCTGAAGAGTTTGTCCCTCCTTCGCTTGTTACCAATCATGGCTATCTGGGAAATGGGTTTGGGTACACTAACAAATTTGCAGTGCAAGCTACTCCTGGGAATGCCAATGGACATACTACTAAAAGG AAGAAGAACAACTATAATCAAGGAAGGCGAAGGATGAACAGTAGGACTTGTATGGCTCAGCGTGAGGATGTAATTAGGAGGACTGTTTATGTTTCTGACATTGATCAACAG GTTACTGAAGAACAGCTTGCGGGTCTCTTTGTTCATTGTGGGCAG GTGGTTGATTGTCGAATATGTGGTGATCCTAATTCTGTTCTTCGATTTGCCTTCATTGAATTCACGGATGAAG AAGGGGCTAAGGCTGCTTTAAATTTGTCTGGGACAGTGCTTGGATATTACCCGCTTAGGGTACTGCCTTCCAGAACTGCAATTGCTCCTGTTAACCCCACATTTTTGCCAAGG TCTGAAGATGAGCGCGAGATGTGCGCAAGAACTGTTTACTGTACAAATATTGACAAGAAG GTTACTCAGGCAGATGTCAGACTCTTCTTTGAATCTTTTTGTGGAGGG GTTCAACGCTTGAGGCTTCTTGGGGACTATCATCATTCAACACGTATTGCTTTTGTTGAGTTCAAAGTG GCTGAAAGCGCAATTTCGGCACTTAACTGTAGTGGTGTTGTCCTGGGATCTTTGCCAATAAG GGTGAGCCCATCAAAGACCCCTGTTCGGCCTCGCATTCCTTGCTCTCCATTGCATTGA
- the LOC110665835 gene encoding polyadenylate-binding protein-interacting protein 10 isoform X1, whose amino-acid sequence MAVAENAGVKNGTSGQNFDGTVVSSDSKGANDLERSKPRNESVVNTKESNFQTHDYDQSVNGQCEHQESATAAAPLSNGKTGGTQMQTRFDISQQQMVAKAVGYETNQIQRAKSNGLNDMSDLVEILSKLNPMAEEFVPPSLVTNHGYLGNGFGYTNKFAVQATPGNANGHTTKRKKNNYNQGRRRMNSRTCMAQREDVIRRTVYVSDIDQQVTEEQLAGLFVHCGQVVDCRICGDPNSVLRFAFIEFTDEEGAKAALNLSGTVLGYYPLRVLPSRTAIAPVNPTFLPRSEDEREMCARTVYCTNIDKKVTQADVRLFFESFCGGVQRLRLLGDYHHSTRIAFVEFKVDLTTKQIIGRGRESGGLYILENHVSRSLVCSSTLTPLEAHRRLGHPSLSTMKKLCPQFQSLSVLECESCQFAKHHRCLLCLESINGLHPLLS is encoded by the exons atggcgGTTGCTGAGAATGCTGGGGTAAAAAACGGCACTTCCGGTCAAAATTTTGACGGCACTGTAGTATCATCGGACTCAAAAGGAGCAAACGATCTCGAAagatcaaaacccagaaatgaatcGGTGGTCAACACTAAGGAATCAAACTTTCAGACCCATGATTATGATCAGAGTGTTAACGGTCAGTGTGAGCACCAAGAGAGTGCAACTGCAGCTGCCCCTTTAAGCAATGGCAAGACTGGTGGGACCCAGATGCAGACCCGGTTCGACATCAGTCAGCAGCAGATGGTGGCAAAGGCTGTTGGGTATGAGACAAATCAGATTCAAAGGGCTAAATCCAATGGGTTGAACGATATGAGCGATTTGGTTGAGATTTTGTCCAAATTGAATCCCATGGCTGAAGAGTTTGTCCCTCCTTCGCTTGTTACCAATCATGGCTATCTGGGAAATGGGTTTGGGTACACTAACAAATTTGCAGTGCAAGCTACTCCTGGGAATGCCAATGGACATACTACTAAAAGG AAGAAGAACAACTATAATCAAGGAAGGCGAAGGATGAACAGTAGGACTTGTATGGCTCAGCGTGAGGATGTAATTAGGAGGACTGTTTATGTTTCTGACATTGATCAACAG GTTACTGAAGAACAGCTTGCGGGTCTCTTTGTTCATTGTGGGCAG GTGGTTGATTGTCGAATATGTGGTGATCCTAATTCTGTTCTTCGATTTGCCTTCATTGAATTCACGGATGAAG AAGGGGCTAAGGCTGCTTTAAATTTGTCTGGGACAGTGCTTGGATATTACCCGCTTAGGGTACTGCCTTCCAGAACTGCAATTGCTCCTGTTAACCCCACATTTTTGCCAAGG TCTGAAGATGAGCGCGAGATGTGCGCAAGAACTGTTTACTGTACAAATATTGACAAGAAG GTTACTCAGGCAGATGTCAGACTCTTCTTTGAATCTTTTTGTGGAGGG GTTCAACGCTTGAGGCTTCTTGGGGACTATCATCATTCAACACGTATTGCTTTTGTTGAGTTCAAAGTG gatcttacgacgaagcagattattggtagaggacgcgagtcaggtggtctctacattctggaaaatcatgtatcgcggtcgcttgtttgctccagtaccttaacacctcttgaagctcatcgtagattgggtcatccttctttgtctaccatgaagaagctgtgtcctcaatttcagtctttatcagtactagaatgtgagtcgtgtcagtttgcaaaacatcatcgttgccttttgtgtctagagtcaataaacgggcttcatccccttttgagttag
- the LOC110665835 gene encoding uncharacterized protein LOC110665835 isoform X5, protein MTKIMEHKLNGSNYLEWSKTVRVYLRGIDKDDHLTKDPPIDDTRQTWLKEDAQLFLQFWNSIHSEVISLINHCEFVKELMNYLDFLYFGKGNISRIYNVCKAFYRAEKEDKSLTAYFMDFKWVYEELNVFLPFSPDVKVQQAQREQLAIMSFLAGLPSEYETAKSQILSSSEIFSLDETFTRVLCTESTQSSQPASSALISRNPNGQQGNRRGSRGGITGNRNNQRNGEASSYQDSRGVICYYCHEPGHTKYNCRQLQRKNQQSQMSNMAAENSTISSSEKTILVSAKDFAQFSQYQASLKPTSSPVTAIAESGKSTACLVSSSSKWVIDSGATDHMTGSYDEADYW, encoded by the exons atgactaagatcatggaacacaaacttaatggttcgaattacctggagtggagtaagactgttagggtctatttgcgtggcattgataaggatgatcaccttactaaagatccacccattgatgatacacgacaaacttggctaaaggAGGATGCTCAATTGTTTTTGCAGTTttggaactcgattcatagtgaggtaattagtttaattaatcactgtgaatttgttaaggaattgatgaattacttagattttctgtattttggtaaagggaatatctcccgtatttataatgtttgtaaggcattctaccgtgctgagaaagaggataagtctctcacggcttattttatggattttaaatgggtatatgaggaacttaatgtatttttgccttttagtcctgatgtgaaagttcagcaggcccaacgggagcaactggctattatgagttttcttgcaggccttccttcagagtatgagactgctaaatctcagattctctccagttctgagattttctctttggatgaaacgttcacacgggtcctttgtacagagagtactcaatcttcacagcctgccagtagtgctcttattagccgtaatccaaatggacaacagggtaatagaagaggaagtagaggaggaattacaggcaatagaaataatcagcgtaatggagaggctagttcttatcaggactcaagaggagtcatttgttattattgccatgagcctggccatacaaaatataattgtcggcAACTTCAGAGAAAAAATCAGCAATCACAGAtgtcaaatatggcagcagagaattctacaatatcttcctctgagaaaactattttggtatctgcaaaggattttgcacaattttcccaatatcaggcatctctaaagcctactagttcccctgtcactgcgatcgctgagtcaggtaaatccactgcatgccttgtgtcttcttcatccaaatgggttattgattctggtgcgacagatcacatgacag gatcttacgacgaagcagattattggtag
- the LOC110665835 gene encoding retrovirus-related Pol polyprotein from transposon RE1 isoform X2, which translates to MTKIMEHKLNGSNYLEWSKTVRVYLRGIDKDDHLTKDPPIDDTRQTWLKEDAQLFLQFWNSIHSEVISLINHCEFVKELMNYLDFLYFGKGNISRIYNVCKAFYRAEKEDKSLTAYFMDFKWVYEELNVFLPFSPDVKVQQAQREQLAIMSFLAGLPSEYETAKSQILSSSEIFSLDETFTRVLCTESTQSSQPASSALISRNPNGQQGNRRGSRGGITGNRNNQRNGEASSYQDSRGVICYYCHEPGHTKYNCRQLQRKNQQSQMSNMAAENSTISSSEKTILVSAKDFAQFSQYQASLKPTSSPVTAIAESGKSTACLVSSSSKWVIDSGATDHMTGNSSLLSAFQSNLTFSTVTLADGSTSCVMGSGTANPTSSISLSSVLCLSNSLLIYFLLVNLLVP; encoded by the coding sequence atgactaagatcatggaacacaaacttaatggttcgaattacctggagtggagtaagactgttagggtctatttgcgtggcattgataaggatgatcaccttactaaagatccacccattgatgatacacgacaaacttggctaaaggAGGATGCTCAATTGTTTTTGCAGTTttggaactcgattcatagtgaggtaattagtttaattaatcactgtgaatttgttaaggaattgatgaattacttagattttctgtattttggtaaagggaatatctcccgtatttataatgtttgtaaggcattctaccgtgctgagaaagaggataagtctctcacggcttattttatggattttaaatgggtatatgaggaacttaatgtatttttgccttttagtcctgatgtgaaagttcagcaggcccaacgggagcaactggctattatgagttttcttgcaggccttccttcagagtatgagactgctaaatctcagattctctccagttctgagattttctctttggatgaaacgttcacacgggtcctttgtacagagagtactcaatcttcacagcctgccagtagtgctcttattagccgtaatccaaatggacaacagggtaatagaagaggaagtagaggaggaattacaggcaatagaaataatcagcgtaatggagaggctagttcttatcaggactcaagaggagtcatttgttattattgccatgagcctggccatacaaaatataattgtcggcAACTTCAGAGAAAAAATCAGCAATCACAGAtgtcaaatatggcagcagagaattctacaatatcttcctctgagaaaactattttggtatctgcaaaggattttgcacaattttcccaatatcaggcatctctaaagcctactagttcccctgtcactgcgatcgctgagtcaggtaaatccactgcatgccttgtgtcttcttcatccaaatgggttattgattctggtgcgacagatcacatgacaggtaattctagtcttctatctgcttttcagtctaatctcactttctctactgttactttagctgatggttctacttcttgtgtcatgggttctggaactgcgaacccgacttcgtcaatttctttgtcttctgttttgtgtctatcaaattctcttttaatctactttctgttagtaaacttactcgtaccttaa
- the LOC131173240 gene encoding uncharacterized mitochondrial protein AtMg00810-like — protein MQKSKCDHSFYRQSEAGLILLVVYVDDIVITESDSAGILSLKNFLQTQFQTKDLGLLKYFLGIKVMRSKKGIFLSQRKYVLDLLTETGKLGAKPCSALMTLTLQLLAGDSELFEDPERYRRLVGKLNYLTVTRSDIAYAVSVMPTGLDLRLTEGQLLDIAFLLEEIWCLGEARSKV, from the exons atgcaaaagagtaagtgtgatcactcattttataggcaatctgaggctggtctaattctcttggtagtctatgtggatgacattgtcatcactgagagtgactctgcaggtattttatctcttaaaaacttcctccaaactcagtttcagaccaaagacttgggattgttaaagtatttcttgggtatcaaagttatgagaagtaagaagggtattttcttgtctcaaagaaaatatgtcctcgatctattgacagagacaggaaaattaggtgctaagccttgtagcgcactaATGACTCtaactttacaactgttagcaggggatagtgagttgtttgaagatccagagagatacaggagattggtaggaaaattgaactaccttacagtcactcgttctgacattgcttatgccgttagtgtg atgccgactgggctggatctaaggttgacagaaggtcaactactggatattgcgtttttattggaggaaatttggtgtcttggagaagcaagaagcaaagTGTAG
- the LOC131173228 gene encoding uncharacterized protein LOC131173228 isoform X2 yields MRLLNLRFSLVLRFPLCMKRSHGSFVQSTQSSQPASSALISRNPNGQQGNRRGSRGGITGNRSNQRNGEASSNQDSRGVICYYCHEPGHTKYNCPQLQKKNQRSQMANMAAENSTVSSSEKTILVSAEDFAQFSQYQASLKPTSSPVTAIAESGSYDEADYW; encoded by the exons atgagattgctaaatctcagattctctctagttctgagatttcctctttgcatgaaacgttcacacgggtccttcgtacagagtactcaatcttcacagcctgccagtagtgctcttattagccgtaatccaaatggacaacagggtaatagaagaggaagtagaggaggaattacaggcaacagaagtaatcagcgtaatggagaggctagttctaatcaggactcaagaggagtcatttgttattattgccatgagcctggccatacaaaatataattgtccgcaacttcagaagaaaaatcagcgatcacagatggcaaatatggcagcagagaattctacagtatcttcctctgagaaaactattttggtatctgcagaggattttgcacaattttcccagtatcaggcatctctaaagcctaccagttcccctgtcactgcgatcgctgagtcag gatcttacgacgaagcagattattggtag
- the LOC131173228 gene encoding uncharacterized protein LOC131173228 isoform X1: MRLLNLRFSLVLRFPLCMKRSHGSFVQSTQSSQPASSALISRNPNGQQGNRRGSRGGITGNRSNQRNGEASSNQDSRGVICYYCHEPGHTKYNCPQLQKKNQRSQMANMAAENSTVSSSEKTILVSAEDFAQFSQYQASLKPTSSPVTAIAESGKSTTCLVSSSSKWVIDSGATDHMTGSYDEADYW, encoded by the exons atgagattgctaaatctcagattctctctagttctgagatttcctctttgcatgaaacgttcacacgggtccttcgtacagagtactcaatcttcacagcctgccagtagtgctcttattagccgtaatccaaatggacaacagggtaatagaagaggaagtagaggaggaattacaggcaacagaagtaatcagcgtaatggagaggctagttctaatcaggactcaagaggagtcatttgttattattgccatgagcctggccatacaaaatataattgtccgcaacttcagaagaaaaatcagcgatcacagatggcaaatatggcagcagagaattctacagtatcttcctctgagaaaactattttggtatctgcagaggattttgcacaattttcccagtatcaggcatctctaaagcctaccagttcccctgtcactgcgatcgctgagtcaggtaaatccactacatgccttgtgtcttcttcatccaaatgggttattgattctggtgcgacagatcacatgacag gatcttacgacgaagcagattattggtag